cctcatatatatatatatatatatacatatatatacatatatactaataataataaaagtaagaaatcaaaattaataaaaagtttttaaaatacaagcctttcaaaagagtaaaaggctcacattcacttttctaacatcataataaaatttgtccaaataaataataaattgtctCGGCTCCAAACAAGGTTGTCCAAGATTTCattcaattaatatagaaacctataccccaaagtcacatcctattagagcattgtgttcTCGTGTCCTATAGCATgagtttcttcatagtcatccacctaatcatctgcttccacgaacacaaagttggagatcatcacaggatccaaatacaaatagcacacagggagtgagttatcacattcctaactaatggagagaaacaagacaacatgtaggtataaatatcatataaacaaaataaaacttactcaaacatagctcacgtcatttcaccactttgtcgCCCAACATCACATTACAACACAacacgtctcattcattttcacaacattcacgtactcaaggatcaaaacacaatatcaccaagtcaatcaatatcgatcaatacacaagcgttatgcaacatatacactaagactcaatcctatatgcaatgcggtaccatgtcagtgaaaaacctcgtcggacgcctaggagtacatgacaagacaaaccacacactagtaagtcaagtcactctcagtAGGTAAATTCATAGAGAGACTAATCAGGATCACactattttgcgagaatgcttcaaccatgtgggattgattgacacaggcttaaaggagcactccaACTGGGTGTATTTACCCCGTAGTCCGTTAGGACCTCTCCCTCTTGATTCATgtccaacccaaaaaacattttagcacacagactctatctatcaATTGTACAAAGCACACGAcacctcaattgttctcaaaatattttatctcgTCACGCTTTTGATTAAACTCATTAGGTCCCCACAgtggttcccatcacaatactcatcgcccttaaagggttaacattaactcgtcgcccttaaagggtcttataatcgtgtgattgtacaattcatatctcacaactcaatgcacacatcTCAATGAACACATATATTACgagtcaatacatactcaatttatcacatatattcagtctcaatcacaatggtataattaCAAAGTATCATGTTATCACACcccatgaatcatatacactttacctatgaactatgcaatacacacaactactcaattgttttcaaaataattttaactcgtcgggttcccatagTGCaccccatcacaatactcgtcgcccttaaagggtcttacaattgtgtgattgcacagttcatcactcacaactcaatacacatgtatttcaccattcatcagaggttcaatttatcacatactcacaatttgaatcaccatttcataaatctcaatataacagtttatacaaaaggtttatcataacatggggagtaaaacccctcaaataatttcacacaagtatatgaaaatcataggtcaaaacataaaaacatcaagagcactcaagtttatagGCTCACGTATGTTCCAACAATGATAGTGGCATCTCTAGCAATTTCTTGAGATTCCTCAAGTGTTTTCTCTGATTGGTCTGATAGTGTTTCCTAGCGGTAGAGAAAAGGGGAAGGGATTGAAGTTCCATTTTGTACTATCTTCGTGCTATTCAGTTTTCTCTCTCCATGAAAATCACTGCCAAAATCCCAATGGTGAAGGTGTGCAGAATTGAATCGCgaaccacatatcaaaatttcacaacaatccaaCAATTAACAAGTCctggatcgtagttttactcagacagttttgggtttctacgggaaaaggaaaagttgtGATAAAAAGGGTTTCGAACCTGGTGCTGAAATATCATGACGATCCAATGGTGAACGAGTCCGAGATCATTGTTCttctgagacaggtttagtggtatgcgggaaaagagagggttttggaaagaggagaggggaaaacgaaattgagaggaagaggaggCACCGTCggtgtgaaaactgacctaacacgTCTCTATTTATAGATAGGATACTcataacctattatttactctatttatttattttattatcttataaaaaggatctttattttatttcctatcaaacatatttttttcttcaacccattattttatatagttatttcactttatttatttaattataaaaaccttatcatttttctaaaactctatttatttataaataacaatcctttttaaattagttttaaaaaaaatgggatgttacattgTGTCAGGGAACTTTCTCATAAAACATTACAATACTCGACTCTACCTGAAGGGACATAAATCACGTTTACACTACACAACCTGTCAATCATATCCCAGACAATGCTTGTCTAGCTAGGGGGCTTGTCATGCTTACGACTGTTAAATTTGTCAAGGTTACTATCCTTGACACTGTATAATCTCTTCTGCCAACATATTGGACTCAAAGCTTGGGGGACTTGTATACTGTTTGGGGTCCCATGAGTGACGCAGCATTGAGTAGTCCTCGTCAACCCTCCATCTTAGTCAGCCTTGGACCCTAAGCACGGATGTTCTTCAGATAGCCAACCCTAGAGTCGCGCGGCTAGGCAGTTAGGTCATTATGATTCCGATAGCATGTATCTGGATGTTAGGGCAATTACTGTGTTATGAAGTTCTTACAATGTAGCTACACCTAACTAACAAGGTTGTTATGTTGTTGCAACAACCCCTAGGTAACAATCTAAGGTTTCCACCCATGAATATAAAAACCATGTTCTATATTCACTTTAACTCAACCTTTCTACTCATATACTACTCATTCAAACACTTATACTTGAGTGTCAAAATCCATTTTCCAGGTACCCCCTCCCCATTCCTTAGGTAGAGGATATCGACGAATTTAGCACCATAAAGATCACTGGAGTCCACTCTGATGGCGACCAACTCTCACATTAGACCGGCTCCAAACTTTGAGAAGTacgatttctttttttttttttgtttcatttgcaacaaaaaatactaaattgtaattttggtgTCCCTAGTTTCCTAAATACATGATTTTTGTTCCctgatttttaattgtaacatttgatccttctagttttataaattgatgattttggtccccttggtagattattaactaataattgtgattaataaatttatcaagttagttataaattaaataaaaactgttaatcattaaataaatattattaacccTAATCTAATGATGATGTTAGTGGAGTCTCGTGCAACGGTGGAGGTGGAAGAGGTGACTATGAAGGAGAGGAGGAACACAATATGCTTTGTAGGACTAGGTTAAtggattttattgatttttttaataattaataatttttaattactttataattAACTGAACAATTTTGctaatcatgatttttttattaatagtctATTAGAAGACCAAAATCTCCAAATTATAAACTCAAGGAGACGAaatgtaacaattaaaaatcaaaaggaagaaaatcatGAAGTTGAAAAACATGAGagatcaaaattacaatttaagaaaaaaataatattaagtaaTATACTAATTATCTCCTAAAATATACTCTACCAACAATTTAACAAAAACCTTTACATGACCGTACTCTTAACCAGACGGATGTTATCGCATTAAAGCCATCaaacttttaataattatatcggACGGCTTAAATTTGGTACGCCCCGTGGATCACTTTGGAAACATAGGGTcgctgtaacatcccatttttttcataaataaatttaaaaatttttttagtaaaaataataaaaataaataaatagagtaaataataggtcgtaaatgcccctagctataaatagtaacatgctaggtttttcagactgactcctcagcctcctctgcctctcattttcgttttttctccttctcctctgaaaaccctttcttttttccgCAGCTCactaaacctgtctcagaaaaacgatgatctcagactcattcacctttggatcgtcgtgaaatttaaacaccaggttcacaactcaattccgagcattctcactgttgggaatttcaaaatcatgtctGAGATTATAGGAAAACCCTTCACATTGTAGCCttttaatttcccgcagaaacctaTAACTGTCTcgataaaactatgatcccggtttcgttaaccgttggattttcatgaaatttgggtATTTTGTTCGACATTTAATTTCGCACACTACCACCGTTGGGATTGGCGatataatattcgtggagggagaaaaaggaatcgcatgaagacagtacaagtggaagtttcaatctcttctccgtctctctgacgtttgggaattctatcggagcagtcggaggaataactgaaggaatctcagggaaccgctagagatgctgctatcgctggctgaagacatgtgagtccgctcagaggtaagggatgagttattcacaattgagaattagtgagaacatgtgtaggaatccttagagatatcaattgaaatgggttttggggtgtttttgcaattttcattttatccttataattattacagtgaattatatatgtttgacagacgaattgttgtgaaattgatatgctattgtgttgagcgtgagccctataaatcgagtactttttctaattaatatgaattgatgaaataaaggagaaaattagagagagatattgattttgtattttctctttttcttgctgtttaggtttttatatataatttaaaaaattaatatcataattgaaattgaccaaagtgttcatataattatttagaatttgtgcattgaaagcttactttgtaatttgtgattcaatatgatgtatgctagtttatatatatatatatatatatatatatatagaggtagttatttatattaataatttatgtaaataatattgtagagtgttatagtatgattccaaaaattattaagtgttggagtttgagaatattatggttaaatttgatgaacatgtgtatgttgtaccttatgaatatcattaggaatgttatgagatggttgatgtgatgttatgagatgttaaagtgtggacatgatattcgattgtaaataagtggatgtgtttaacacttgatgttacattaattatatcatgagctatgaattatacaataacccgaccagtgtttatgcgcagtgttaaagagaaagtgtaggttcctagttaggaaccagtgttaaattgtagcgcaattgtgttaaacatgtttgaaacatgagtgtgaggtcgtggtattgtataattcatgagcagtgcttataaatgaaatatgtgatgaattgtggaataatatgttgccttgagattataatattgttattgagattgagtaaaagtgtaaaatagaacaggtgttgaattgtgagatacgtgaaaacatgtgatggtggattgtgacattatgagatgtgaaattgtgaatgagttttggttgtgaataagtgtgtgattaactcttgatgtgacattatttgtgttgtaagctgtgaattgtacaataacccgaccaatgttatcttgagaaaagtgtaaatgcgcagtgttaaagagaaagtgtaggtttcctatttaggaaccactgttaaagagaaagtgtaggttcctatttaggaaccagtgttaaattgtagcgcaatatgttgtacgtgttgaAGACATGAGtatgaggtcgtgggtattgtataattcactagcagtgtctgtgtgctaaaatgattttaggggttggacctgaatcaggagggagaggccctaatggactcttcggagtgtaggccttgggggtcaccgggtttgagtgctcctttaagcctatgcggatcccatatggttggagcattctcgcaaaacatcgtgaccctgactggtctccctatgatcttacttagtgagagtgacctgaaaaatccattgtgtggtgtgtcttgttatgtactcctaagcgccccaaggtagtttttcactgacatggtaccacattgcatataggcttgagtcttagcataactgtctcatgcgcttgctaattgttcattatgaaattgatgtgttattatgtcttgatcagagtgtgtgattcttgtgtattgtgattggtgattgaaaggtttgattgatgattgaaaagtgaattttgaatgacaaagtgatgaaataatgtgagatatgctaagtaaattgtatttggctactatatgttgttttgtttctctctagtagttaggaatgtgataactcattcccggtttgttgtttgtgtttggaccctgtgatgatcttgaaccttgtgttcgggggagaagatggctaggtgaagtgcttaaaggaaccttgtgctgaaggacgtcgggacacaatgctctgataggatgtgacagtggggcataagttttatattaattgcataatgttagtctattttattttatctcactgatttaacaaaatatttttgtaaagttTGACGGTCTTGTTTCGagccaaatatattttttaataagtttaaattgataatagtgaagtgaatgtgaaccttttacccgtgtgaatttggttaccgatattttttatatattttatttacttatatgtcggggtagagggtgtcacagtcgCACTGTGGAACAAAGTGAAACATGTGGGTACGCACCATGCTTTTCTCTTTTGAGGTACCAACGTACTGCCAGACTTACAGTAATGTGAAGTAAGCACTAGTAGTCTAGTGTCTAATGGGCTCAACTAAAGAGTGTCAAAAAGTAAATAACATGTTTGGAATCGAGTATTAGTTTGTTATTTACTAATTTGCAGAAGTCATATCAACAATCTCAACTTTATGACCAATATGTTCGGTAATCTATAGAGTAAATATTTTTGAGATTTACACCAATGGGTCATGAGTAATCACATAAGTGAAACTAACACTACACCTTAACCTGAAATCTTAAGGCTCGGGTTATGAATTTCCTTCTCAATTATATGGTAGTCAACATTTTCATTCATATAAGATGTAgaacttcacctcacacttttATGCATTCTTGTGATTAGTGATTTTGTGGAGCAGGTAGAGAGGGATCTAAAATATGTTTCATCTCAATGACTGGAGAAGCATCACAACcatataatattacaaaatacaTTTAAACATTCTTGTCTTCATAGAACTATTTGCTTATTTAACACTAGTTTGGATACAAGAAATAAAGTTAGAGAAGGAGCTCATAAAAGCACATTCAGTACTAATGTATGCTTAATAACTGATATATCCCACATTGGAAGGTGAGGCCATAACATTTTGTTGCCTCCATATGCTATCTTGCGTCTAACATTGTGATGGAAAGTTCATTAACTGAACAAAGTTGGTGATTTGTCAAGGATGAACTTGCTTCAGATAAAACATCTTTTTCAGCATAAAATCCAGGAGCGTTTGGCTTTGGCAATAATTTATCACCATTTAACATTAAAACCACTGATGACATGTCTAGCCTATCTTCGGGTATTTTCTGCACGCATAATAGGCCTACTTGTATACATCTTATGACTTCAGAGGGCGTGCATTGAACTCCTAACACTTCATCCAATAGTTCCAGTGCCCTTTCTTCAGTCCACAATGTCCACGCCTAAGATGGTGAGAATTGAGTTAGTAGGCTGGAAATGATTCAGTTTATACTAACTAGCAGCATAGTCAGATCAGTATGCTTACATGTCCAAGAAGATTATTGTAGTGTTTTGAGTCTGCAAAGTCCCTGTTTCTTTTCCCACTAACAATCTCTAGTACAATCACACCATAACTAAAGACATCTGATTTCACTGAGAAATTCCCACGTGTAGCATACTCCGGAGGCATGTAaccactaaaaattattttttcaaaataaaataattaaaacttgaCAGTACAATAACAAACAATCGTAATCAGATAGAAACTAGCTCACTATGTTCCAGCCACCCGATTTGTGTTTTCCTCAACTTGATCTCCCAAGAATGATCGAGCCAATCCAAAGTCTGATATTTTTGGATCCAAATTTGCATCTAGTAAAATATTGCTAGTTTTTAGATCTCTGTGAATAATCCTCAGCCTAGAGTCTTGATGAAGATACAGAAGACCTCGAGCAATGCCGCTAATAATGTTGAAACACTTGTGCCAATCCAGaaatttccttttggtttcctctAGTAAAATACACACATTTAGCATAGCAATTGCAGTCTCCATAATTTCCTAAACTattaatagaaaatagaaagatTATAATAGATGTTTGAATCACGAAAATGGTTCCAACCAAAAACAAAGTAGTCCAAGCTGTGGTTGGGCATGTACTCGTAAATCAAcagtttttcttctcctttaatGCAGCAACCAAGAAGCTTTACAAGATTACGGTGTTGTAATTTGGCAATCAATGCCACTTCATTTTTGAACTCATCCAACCCCTGTCCTGACTTCTTTGAAAGCCTTTTCACTGCTATCTCTTTCCCATCTATCATTGTGCCCTGAAAAAAATATTCTCCTTGTAAGTCGGAGGGATTTTAAGGAAAATAAATGTTCTGGATATCAATTATCTTTATCACCTTGTATACCGGTCCAAAGCCACCTTGTCCAAGCTTGTTTTCAGTTGAAAAGTTTTCTGTAGCATTagctaaaattgaaaaatcaaaagatggcAAATCCATGTCTTCCATTCTTTGTATGTTTTTGCAATGCTTGTTGTAAAATTTTCTTGCAGCCCCTGATCAGGAAATCATGATTGGTTGGAAAATAGCAGTATGTAAACTTGGATTTTTTGTGTGCCTAATTTCCTGTATTAGATGCTACATTACATCATTTTACTTACctgaatttttaattatcaatatgCATACACATGTGATGATTAATCCAGCAATGGTCACACCAACAATGATTTCTACTTTCCTTTTCTTGAAGTTTCCATGGTCAACATGATCTGAGAGAAACATAGCAAGATCGGTCAGCAACTTGAAAATAAACAGCTCTATTGATTGAGGCTGACAAAGTGAGTCTAGTTTCTTTAGCCTCTCTAAGGGATGAAgacaatattgtatttaatttgaaaagtgaattccatataataaataacatgcaATGCTAATAGCTTTATATGCAGTTCTAAGCAAATTCTTGCAACACACGGATCTTCGTTTCAATTATTGCCTGAAGTTAAGCATTCATTTCTAGGCACATAAATCATAATACAATGTTTGTTTAACTCACCTTCGAATGTTCTTATGGCCTTACCCTACTACACCCGTTTCtcttagaattatacaataatcaaCAAAAATTCAAACCATAAAACAAAGCGAAGAAGCCAATggcaaaaatgaaaataaatataaaaaattgatcgTGTACCTAATTCTGAAGCAGGCACTCTGATATAAAAGTCTTGTCCCCATTGAGAGAATCTCCCTAAGTCAACAAGAGTATTAAACCAAAGTAGACAGCCACTTCCTCCGTCACGGATGTCTAAATTTGCATATGCTGCACAAGAACCGTTTTTAAGACATGACTTCTGACATTCATCAAGGTTCATGGTCTTATTATACCACGATGAAGACGTGTCTGGCAATTTTATGCGTGAGTACATCAAGAAGCCATCTGTATCACTATTTTTGCTATTTGGTTTATTCCCTGGAACACAACCATCTGACCAAATTGATTTATTCCAATGATAAGGAGACTTGGGAACATAACCTCTCAGACATTCACAAGTTGGAATGTTACCATCAATATTACATATTGAATTTCCACCACAATAGGCATAAATATCACATAGATCTTTCTCCCCATTTGAGATGACTTGTCGGGTGCTTGTTTGAGTTGTCCAATAGAAATTCATCCCATTGCCTGAAGGGGGAAGCGTAGATACACTGAAGATCGATCTGTTGATAATCTCGTACTCATAATACACTTCTTTTTCATTGAACACGAATTTGTGTAACAATAGATGAGTTGCAGCTGGATATCTAACTGTTGACAAGCCATTCCACGACCCAGCTCTGAGTTTTATATCAGATCCCTTGAATTCAATTATTTGAGGATACCCTCTAAGATCAATTCTTATAACATATTCTCCTTCAGCAGGATCATCAACACTTTTCCAAGACCTTACAGTGCTTTCTAGACCAGTCTCCAAGTTCCATCCGAGTTTCATTCCTTCCAACAATGTGTCACCTGGATAATCAAAACTCTGCCACAAGATGCTgtctttgttagttttctgtCCATTTTTCACTACAAAATTTCCCGAATCCAAAAGATTAGCAATTGGATTATTGACTGCTTTGCCTGATATGTTGGATGACCAAATGGGGTTGTTTGTATCATCGAGAAGCTCAAGAATGCCTTTCTCATTGAGTTTCAGAACTCCTGATTTATTCTGAAGAGGTATATTTCTGTTAGCCACCCACACCACTGTTAAAGGGGATACATTTCTGTACCATATGCCCAAGTACCGTCTTGTTGAACTTCCGGGACTGAAGAAACCCGCTTCAATTATTCCAGCTGCTGAAACCAAAGTCTCGCCATCTCGGATAGATTGACTCACTGCTAAACTGTCTAGTGAAGTGCAAGTTGTAGACATGTAGGAGAATAAGAAGAAccaaataaataacatattgtGATGTTTTGAATGCAATGACTTCTTAATTACTGATGCTCACTTAACTTTTTTGCCTCTCCCACTAAAGAACGTTGAGGAAGGTGAGTTTCTGTGAGAGTAAGAAATTATGCAGAGGATAACCATTACATAGAATTAGGATGAACTCAATTAGAGAAGACTGAAGACCGGTAAGTCAATGACAGAGTCTACTAGGATTAATTGCCACGAAATATATATGTACTTCCAATACCTATTAGTCTTCCATTACATAAATTCTTGCAGCACTTGATAACGAAGTGCCGtgttttaaaagttgtaatacttttttattttcattttgagaaaaaatatattgatgttaTAAGCACTATAAGAGACAAAACATTATTACGTTAATCACagttacttaaaaataaaaaaatatattaaagtattcataataaaatataatcttaaattatttttaattaataacattatcTTAAACTACTTAATCAGTTGAATATCTGAATATtatgtttatataataattgcctGAGTTTCCTCACTTGTATACATggcacattttattttattttatcaattcatgcctttattttttcttatacaaaCGTTAACTAAGATTTGATCTCTTTGGTCAAACTCACTTAACTAACTTGGCAATCCTTCTAGGTTGCTTGCATGCGTCTCCATTAAAAACGGAGCATGTTCTAGGTTTGGTTTGTAGAAATGGAGATGAAAAGAAACTAAACACAATGTTGTCCATGTCAGGATCCGGAAAACTCTGCAGCAAACGTACACCACATATGCTTTatcagaattaattaaattcatttatgttgtggtatattgttatttttaattaatgaaaaagaaaatatataaattcaaaaatagaATCAAAGATACTGAAAATGATAGTTTGAAAAAAGAtaagttatattaaattatttcgtTGATATTTAAAGAATAAGATGATATATCATTCATATTTAAagcttatttgaattttgacaaTATGTGTACACATAAATAAAAAGAGGGGGGacatttacataaataaatgcATATATTATACCCCTATCCATTGAAAGATGAATATTATGGTGCCCTCCTCATTTAGGTCAAAATATACTGCTCTTAAAGTGATACACTAACAAATTAGttctaaatgataaaaattcaaatttagttaTTGAATGCCCAAAAAGTGTAAAAACTTAATCCTCTGGACAGTTTAATGACAAATTGGTACCTGGACTTTATAATTCAATGTCAAATTGGTCTTCGAAAAGTACAACTTATTATCAAACTACATTTAATAAGCAAAgtaatataagcaaaagtgttatatcatgtcatgtttatttgagaatAGTGTTGAAATTTCTAACCTGATGCATAACATGAATagtgttaaacatttttttttgtttttttgttaatcttCATCATTGTGCTCTCCACTTCCTTCTAGTTTTGTTGATGTTCATCCATCATTtttaaacttcatttataatataaacatgACATTAAGTATATTTTGTCAAACCATCTAAATCCACTAAACGATCCATGCACAAACTGACTATGCACCATGCTTATCTAGGAACCCGAACCACGCAAACAAACAATAATGAGGCCTACACTATCGAAAACAACCAATACTAGAACCatgcaaacaaccaaaacaccaaTAAATCTGCAAAACAAACAGAATAGACAATGATTTCACTAAAAATTGCTAAGTGCTCTTGTTATGGAGGAGCTGGAACCATGCAACATTTCCTATCATATTTCCTCCAGTATTTTACGAATACCAGAACCATAACCAGAAACAAAACTGTGCCACCaaagcctattttctagtagtgtgtaCGTGAAGCAACTACCACATGCATAACCCAgaaggttgttgtagattttgttcCTATTTTTGGGGCCTAAGGCTGTGGCAGAATTCTCATACCAGCACAAAGTCCAATTAACAAGCATTTTCATGACCAAACACAGATATACAAAAACaaccaaacacaaaaataaaactaaccttTTGTGATCGAGAAGTGAAACGACATCGAGAATGACAATCGTGAGGAGGAGGAGAATGGGAGGTGCAGTGTCGACCCGAGAACACGGTGGTGGCACGATGGGCACGTCATGTCGCGAGGAGTTGTGTCACGGTGAGAGAGCGAGAGTGAGACTCATGAGGAGGAGGAGATGAAAGGTGCAGCACCTTAAGAGTCGTGAGAACTGAAACCATACAAAAATGGGTTTGGGCGCCAGaactttaaaaaagaaaaaaccaaaCAACATTTGTTTCTCTAAAAATCCGATGTTGTCTAAGCAAAGagaacatcggttttttaaaaagtaatgttCAGATGGGGATATCAACATcgggttttttaaaaaccgatgttgtttaagcacacataacattatttttaaaaaaatcaatgttgttagTACATAATGgtgagattttatttataaaactgtCACTGcgtattttttaacatttgtttttgttataaccgatgttaacttggcaatgttgaa
Above is a window of Glycine soja cultivar W05 chromosome 12, ASM419377v2, whole genome shotgun sequence DNA encoding:
- the LOC114379990 gene encoding G-type lectin S-receptor-like serine/threonine-protein kinase At4g27290 gives rise to the protein MLFIWFFLFSYMSTTCTSLDSLAVSQSIRDGETLVSAAGIIEAGFFSPGSSTRRYLGIWYRNVSPLTVVWVANRNIPLQNKSGVLKLNEKGILELLDDTNNPIWSSNISGKAVNNPIANLLDSGNFVVKNGQKTNKDSILWQSFDYPGDTLLEGMKLGWNLETGLESTVRSWKSVDDPAEGEYVIRIDLRGYPQIIEFKGSDIKLRAGSWNGLSTVRYPAATHLLLHKFVFNEKEVYYEYEIINRSIFSVSTLPPSGNGMNFYWTTQTSTRQVISNGEKDLCDIYAYCGGNSICNIDGNIPTCECLRGYVPKSPYHWNKSIWSDGCVPGNKPNSKNSDTDGFLMYSRIKLPDTSSSWYNKTMNLDECQKSCLKNGSCAAYANLDIRDGGSGCLLWFNTLVDLGRFSQWGQDFYIRVPASELDHVDHGNFKKRKVEIIVGVTIAGLIITCVCILIIKNSGAARKFYNKHCKNIQRMEDMDLPSFDFSILANATENFSTENKLGQGGFGPVYKGTMIDGKEIAVKRLSKKSGQGLDEFKNEVALIAKLQHRNLVKLLGCCIKGEEKLLIYEYMPNHSLDYFVFEETKRKFLDWHKCFNIISGIARGLLYLHQDSRLRIIHRDLKTSNILLDANLDPKISDFGLARSFLGDQVEENTNRVAGTYGYMPPEYATRGNFSVKSDVFSYGVIVLEIVSGKRNRDFADSKHYNNLLGHAWTLWTEERALELLDEVLGVQCTPSEVIRCIQVGLLCVQKIPEDRLDMSSVVLMLNGDKLLPKPNAPGFYAEKDVLSEASSSLTNHQLCSVNELSITMLDAR